The following proteins are encoded in a genomic region of Amycolatopsis sulphurea:
- a CDS encoding TetR/AcrR family transcriptional regulator yields MSTPELRRRPTARQRALLAELEAVFLAEGFAGFTLDDLAARLRCSKSTLYALAPSKEQLAVKVVAHYFRGAAQRIEERIAGISDARELIGEYLAGVAENLNRASPAFMTDIAEFAPARDTYQLNSRAAARRIRAFIDHGVAGGVFRDVQARLVAEMAGLIVEGIQTGVLARRTDVSDAEAFTALGELLLGGLTKQD; encoded by the coding sequence ATGTCCACACCCGAGCTCCGCCGACGGCCCACTGCGCGGCAGCGGGCGCTGCTGGCCGAGCTCGAGGCGGTGTTCCTGGCCGAGGGCTTCGCCGGATTCACCCTCGACGATCTCGCCGCCCGTCTGCGTTGCTCCAAATCCACCCTCTACGCGCTCGCGCCGAGCAAGGAACAGCTCGCGGTCAAGGTCGTCGCGCACTACTTCCGGGGTGCCGCGCAGCGCATCGAGGAGCGGATCGCGGGTATCTCCGACGCCCGCGAGCTGATCGGCGAGTACCTCGCCGGTGTGGCCGAGAACCTGAACCGGGCCTCGCCCGCGTTCATGACCGACATCGCGGAGTTCGCCCCCGCCCGCGACACCTACCAGCTCAACAGCCGGGCCGCCGCGCGCCGGATCCGCGCGTTCATCGATCACGGCGTGGCCGGCGGGGTGTTCCGCGACGTGCAGGCCCGGCTGGTCGCGGAGATGGCCGGGCTGATCGTGGAAGGCATCCAGACCGGCGTGCTGGCCCGCCGCACCGACGTGTCCGACGCCGAAGCGTTCACCGCGCTGGGCGAGCTGCTGCTGGGCGGGCTGACCAAGCAGGACTGA
- a CDS encoding acyl-CoA dehydrogenase family protein: MPAERLLPTSEAEDLLALATEMAREELKPRAAADEEAERFPRDLFTLMGKSGLLGLPYPEQWDGGGQPYEVYLQVLEEIAAAWMTVGVGLSVHTMSCYALAEYGTEEQRNRWLSTMLGGELLGAYALSEGHAGSDAAALSTRARRDGDNYVVNGTKAWITHAGVADFYTTLVRTSGDGSHGISCFLVDSSTPGLSAAPRERKMGLTGSPTAQMLFEDAQVPADRLIGEEGSGLKIALSSLSSGRLGIAACAVGLAQAALDEAVQYAKGRSQFGRPIIEFQGMEFLLADMAATVESARATYLDAARRRDRGMDFQRQSSIAKLIATDGAMKVTTDAVQVLGGAGYTRDFPVERYLREAKVPQIFEGTNQIQRMVIARALKNA, encoded by the coding sequence ATGCCTGCGGAACGGCTGCTGCCCACCTCGGAGGCGGAAGACCTGCTCGCCCTCGCCACGGAGATGGCGCGCGAGGAACTGAAACCGCGCGCCGCGGCGGACGAGGAGGCCGAGCGCTTCCCCCGGGATCTGTTCACGCTGATGGGCAAGTCCGGGCTGCTGGGCCTGCCGTATCCGGAGCAGTGGGACGGCGGTGGCCAGCCATACGAGGTGTACCTGCAGGTACTGGAGGAGATCGCGGCCGCGTGGATGACCGTCGGCGTCGGGCTGTCCGTGCACACCATGTCCTGTTACGCGCTGGCCGAGTACGGCACGGAGGAACAGCGCAACCGCTGGCTGTCGACCATGCTCGGGGGCGAGCTACTGGGCGCGTACGCACTGTCGGAGGGCCACGCGGGCTCCGACGCCGCCGCGCTGTCCACGCGCGCCCGTCGCGACGGCGACAACTACGTCGTCAACGGCACCAAGGCGTGGATCACGCACGCGGGCGTCGCGGACTTCTACACCACGCTGGTGCGTACGAGCGGTGACGGCAGCCACGGCATCTCCTGCTTCCTGGTCGATTCGTCGACTCCAGGCCTTTCGGCCGCGCCTCGCGAACGGAAGATGGGCCTCACCGGCTCCCCGACCGCGCAGATGCTGTTCGAGGACGCGCAGGTCCCCGCCGACCGGTTGATCGGCGAGGAGGGTTCGGGACTGAAGATCGCCTTGTCGTCCTTGAGTTCCGGCCGCCTCGGCATCGCCGCGTGCGCGGTCGGCCTGGCGCAGGCCGCGCTGGACGAGGCCGTGCAGTACGCGAAGGGCCGCAGCCAGTTCGGCCGCCCGATCATCGAGTTCCAGGGCATGGAATTCCTGCTCGCCGACATGGCCGCGACGGTCGAGTCGGCCCGCGCGACCTACCTGGACGCCGCCCGCCGCCGGGACCGCGGCATGGACTTCCAGCGTCAGTCCTCCATCGCGAAACTGATCGCCACCGACGGCGCGATGAAGGTGACCACCGACGCCGTCCAGGTCCTCGGCGGCGCCGGCTACACCAGGGACTTCCCGGTCGAGCGCTACCTGCGCGAGGCGAAGGTGCCGCAGATCTTCGAGGGCACCAACCAGATCCAGCGGATGGTGATCGCACGGGCGCTGAAGAACGCCTGA